In Chaetodon trifascialis isolate fChaTrf1 chromosome 6, fChaTrf1.hap1, whole genome shotgun sequence, one DNA window encodes the following:
- the LOC139332343 gene encoding adenine nucleotide translocase lysine N-methyltransferase isoform X2, which produces MEDTIEVILQDHARVLPTSRPHPVLSACVGALLTGMYGVWSMFVMPGFRKVPFNLKVPYLPSSKDQTLNIMKLLEGRTGRLADLGSGDGRVVFAASSVGFQCTGFEINGVLVAYARSKARWKGVPSGQATFVKKDFWKTDLSVYNNVTAFLAPGVMGVLGEKLLKELPDGARVIACRFPFPSWPQQLSVGSGLDQTFAYDISSVRSHLRKVPNAEV; this is translated from the exons ATGGAGGACACCATTGAGGTGATTCTGCAAGACCATGCCAGGGTCCTCCCTACCAGCAGACCCCACCCCGTCCTGTCGGCCTGTGTGGGCGCTCTGCTCACTGGCATGTATGGAGTATGGAGCATGTTTGTCATGCCTGGTTTTCGCAAAGTCCCGTTCAACCTCAAG GTTCCTTATTTACCCTCCAGTAAAgatcaaacactgaacattatGAAGCTGCTTGAGGGCCGAACAGGTCGCTTAGCAGATCTGGGATCAGGAGATGGAAGAGTG gtgtttgctgCCTCTTCTGTTGGTTTCCAGTGCACAGGCTTTGAGATTAATGGTGTTTTGGTGGCCTATGCCAGGAGCAAGGCCCGCTGGAAAGGAGTGCCCTCTGGCCAGGCGACCTTTGTTAAAAAAGACTTCTGGAAG ACTGATCTATCTGTGTACAACAATGTGACAGCTTTCCTTGCTCCGGGGGTG ATGGGGGTTCTGGGTGAGAAGCTGCTGAAAGAGCTTCCCGATGGTGCGCGTGTCATCGCTTGTCGTTTTCCTTTCCCCAGCTGGCCACAGCAGTTGTCCGTCGGCTCCGGTCTTGACCAGACTTTTGCTTATGACATTAGCAGTGTGCGCTCACACCTGAGAAAAGTACCCAATGCAGAGGTGTAA
- the LOC139332343 gene encoding adenine nucleotide translocase lysine N-methyltransferase isoform X1, with the protein MEDTIEVILQDHARVLPTSRPHPVLSACVGALLTGMYGVWSMFVMPGFRKVPFNLKVPYLPSSKDQTLNIMKLLEGRTGRLADLGSGDGRVVFAASSVGFQCTGFEINGVLVAYARSKARWKGVPSGQATFVKKDFWKTDLSVYNNVTAFLAPGVPPLIGSQMGVLGEKLLKELPDGARVIACRFPFPSWPQQLSVGSGLDQTFAYDISSVRSHLRKVPNAEV; encoded by the exons ATGGAGGACACCATTGAGGTGATTCTGCAAGACCATGCCAGGGTCCTCCCTACCAGCAGACCCCACCCCGTCCTGTCGGCCTGTGTGGGCGCTCTGCTCACTGGCATGTATGGAGTATGGAGCATGTTTGTCATGCCTGGTTTTCGCAAAGTCCCGTTCAACCTCAAG GTTCCTTATTTACCCTCCAGTAAAgatcaaacactgaacattatGAAGCTGCTTGAGGGCCGAACAGGTCGCTTAGCAGATCTGGGATCAGGAGATGGAAGAGTG gtgtttgctgCCTCTTCTGTTGGTTTCCAGTGCACAGGCTTTGAGATTAATGGTGTTTTGGTGGCCTATGCCAGGAGCAAGGCCCGCTGGAAAGGAGTGCCCTCTGGCCAGGCGACCTTTGTTAAAAAAGACTTCTGGAAG ACTGATCTATCTGTGTACAACAATGTGACAGCTTTCCTTGCTCCGGGGGTG cctcctctgattggttcaCAGATGGGGGTTCTGGGTGAGAAGCTGCTGAAAGAGCTTCCCGATGGTGCGCGTGTCATCGCTTGTCGTTTTCCTTTCCCCAGCTGGCCACAGCAGTTGTCCGTCGGCTCCGGTCTTGACCAGACTTTTGCTTATGACATTAGCAGTGTGCGCTCACACCTGAGAAAAGTACCCAATGCAGAGGTGTAA
- the plk2b gene encoding serine/threonine-protein kinase PLK2b isoform X1: MEVRRNSGPQQTNSSSSSSMCEPSQRSCEPRRKRMDERSGPSEMARIITDPVTGKCYCRGKVLGKGGFAKCYEMTDLSTSKVYAAKIIPHARVSKPHQREKIDREIELHRLLHHKHIVHFYHHFEDKENIYILLEYCSRKSLAHILKARKVLTEPEVRYYLRQIVSGLRYLHEQEILHRDLKLGNFFVSESMELKVGDFGLAAKLEPAGNRRKTICGTPNYLSPEVLNKQGHGCESDIWALGCVMYTMLLGRPPFETTNLKETYRCIREARYSLPSSLSPQAKQLIASLLAKIPEDRPNLDHILRHDFFTQGFSPERLPASCCHSAPDFHVSSPAKSFFKKAAAALFGGRRDKVKYYETLNKLTKEEEEIYKLQHDLERTVISQQQSKKISENGSLLPPSAESPVAPATESQSQTTRDTIRLIVRGSLGSCSSSSECLEDSTTGSVAETVASVLRGCLENMPKDNIPQGSNTCNLQWVTKWVDYSNKYGFGYQLSDHTVGVLFNNGTHMSLLPDRKNIHYYAELGQRSVFPTCEVPEHFVGQVTVLKYFSHYMEENLMDGGDLGSMTDAHMPRLYLLQWLKSDRALMMLFNDGTFQINFYHDHTKIILCCQRDEYMLTYINEDRVSKTFKLSSLLTSGCPTDLRERMVYSLNMLLQRCS, encoded by the exons ATGGAAGTACGGAGAAACAGCGGGCcccaacagacaaacagcagcagcagcagcagcatgtgtgaACCGTCGCAGAGGTCCTGCGAACCTCGCCGAAAGAGAATGGATGAGCGCAGTGGCCCCTCAGAGATGGCCCGGATAATCACCGATCCTGTAACGGGGAAGTGCTACTGCCGTGGAAAAGTTTTGGGAAAG ggAGGGTTTGCTAAATGCTATGAGATGACCGACTTGTCCACCAGCAAAGTTTATGCAGCCAAAATCATCCCACATGCGCGCGTCTCCAAACCTCACCAGCGGGAGAAG ATCGACAGAGAAATTGAGCTGCACAGATTACTGCACCACAAACACATCGTGCACTTTTATCACCATTTTGAGGACAAGGAGAACATCTACATCCTGTTGGAATACTGCAGCAGAAAA TCGTTAGCCCATATCCTGAAGGCTCGCAAGGTGCTCACTGAGCCAGAGGTGCGCTATTATCTAAGACAGATTGTCTCTGGACTGAGATATCTGCATGAACAAGAGATCCTTCACAGAGACCTGAAACTTG GTAACTTCTTTGTGAGTGAGTCGATGGAGCTGAAGGTCGGGGACTTTGGTCTGGCTGCCAAGTTGGAGCcagcaggaaacaggaggaagacgATCTGTGGAACTCCCAACTATCTGTCCCCTGAGGTGCTCAACAAGCAGGGCCACGGCTGTGAATCAGACATCTGGGCCCTGGGCTGTGTAAT GTACACCATGCTGCTGGGCAGGCCACCATTTGAAACCACCAACCTGAAGGAGACATACAGGTGTATTAGAGAGGCGCGTTATTCCCTGCCCTCTTCCCTGTCGCCACAGGCTAAGCAGTTAATTGCCAGCCTGCTCGCGAAGATCCCAGAGGACAGACCCAACCTGGACCACATTCTGAGGCACGACTTCTTCACACAG GGCTTCAGTCCAGAGCGTCTGCCGGCTAGCTGTTGCCATTCAGCACCAGATTTCCACGTCTCTAGTCCCGCCAAGAGCTTCTTCAAGAAAGCTGCCGCTGCGCTCTTTGGTGGGAGGAGAGACAAGGTCAAATACTACGAGACTCTGA ATAAGTTAaccaaagaggaagaggagatctACAAACTACAGCACGACCTGGAGAGAACTGTCATCAGCCaacaacagagcaaaaagaTCTCTGAG AATGGAAGTCTACTTCCGCCATCTGCCGAGAGCCCCGTTGCCCCGGCAACAGAGAGCCAGTCCCAGACGACGCGAGACACCATCCGTCTGATCGTCAGAGGGAGTCtggggagctgcagcagcagcagcgaat GCCTGGAAGACAGCACAACAGGGAGCGTGGCGGAGACTGTTGCAAGTGTGTTGAGGGGATGTCTGGAGAACATGCCTAAAG ACAACATTCCTCAGGGCTCAAACACCTGCAATCTTCAATGGGTGACTAAATGGGTGGACTACTCCAACAAGTACGGCTTTGGCTACCAATTGTCTGATCACACCGTGGGAGTTCTCTTCAACAACGGCACTCACATGAGCCTCTTGCCAGACAGAAA GAACATCCATTACTATGCAGAGCTGGGTCAGCGCTCTGTCTTCCCCACTTGCGAGGTTCCTGAACACTTTGTGGGCCAGGTGACTGTGCTCAAGTACTTCTCCCACTACATGGAGGAGAACCTCATGGAT GGCGGGGACCTGGGTAGTATGACGGATGCACACATGCCCAGACTCTACCTGCTGCAGTGGCTCAAGTCCGACCGCGCCCTCATGATGCTCTTTAACGATGGCACTTTCCAG ATCAACTTCTACCACGACCACACCAAGATCATACTGTGTTGCCAGAGGGATGAGTACATGCTGACGTACATCAACGAAGACCGCGTCTCCAAAACCTTCAAACTCAGCTCCTTGCTGACGTCTGGCTGTCCCACCGACCTGCGCGAACGCATGGTGTACTCCCTCAACATGCTTCTGCAGAGATGCAGCTAA
- the plk2b gene encoding serine/threonine-protein kinase PLK2b isoform X2, producing MEVRRNSGPQQTNSSSSSSMCEPSQRSCEPRRKRMDERSGPSEMARIITDPVTGKCYCRGKVLGKGGFAKCYEMTDLSTSKVYAAKIIPHARVSKPHQREKIDREIELHRLLHHKHIVHFYHHFEDKENIYILLEYCSRKSLAHILKARKVLTEPEVRYYLRQIVSGLRYLHEQEILHRDLKLGNFFVSESMELKVGDFGLAAKLEPAGNRRKTICGTPNYLSPEVLNKQGHGCESDIWALGCVMYTMLLGRPPFETTNLKETYRCIREARYSLPSSLSPQAKQLIASLLAKIPEDRPNLDHILRHDFFTQGFSPERLPASCCHSAPDFHVSSPAKSFFKKAAAALFGGRRDKVKYYETLNKLTKEEEEIYKLQHDLERTVISQQQSKKISENGSLLPPSAESPVAPATESQSQTTRDTIRLIVRGSLGSCSSSSECLEDSTTGSVAETVASVLRGCLENMPKADNIPQGSNTCNLQWVTKWVDYSNKYGFGYQLSDHTVGVLFNNGTHMSLLPDRKNIHYYAELGQRSVFPTCEVPEHFVGQVTVLKYFSHYMEENLMDGGDLGSMTDAHMPRLYLLQWLKSDRALMMLFNDGTFQINFYHDHTKIILCCQRDEYMLTYINEDRVSKTFKLSSLLTSGCPTDLRERMVYSLNMLLQRCS from the exons ATGGAAGTACGGAGAAACAGCGGGCcccaacagacaaacagcagcagcagcagcagcatgtgtgaACCGTCGCAGAGGTCCTGCGAACCTCGCCGAAAGAGAATGGATGAGCGCAGTGGCCCCTCAGAGATGGCCCGGATAATCACCGATCCTGTAACGGGGAAGTGCTACTGCCGTGGAAAAGTTTTGGGAAAG ggAGGGTTTGCTAAATGCTATGAGATGACCGACTTGTCCACCAGCAAAGTTTATGCAGCCAAAATCATCCCACATGCGCGCGTCTCCAAACCTCACCAGCGGGAGAAG ATCGACAGAGAAATTGAGCTGCACAGATTACTGCACCACAAACACATCGTGCACTTTTATCACCATTTTGAGGACAAGGAGAACATCTACATCCTGTTGGAATACTGCAGCAGAAAA TCGTTAGCCCATATCCTGAAGGCTCGCAAGGTGCTCACTGAGCCAGAGGTGCGCTATTATCTAAGACAGATTGTCTCTGGACTGAGATATCTGCATGAACAAGAGATCCTTCACAGAGACCTGAAACTTG GTAACTTCTTTGTGAGTGAGTCGATGGAGCTGAAGGTCGGGGACTTTGGTCTGGCTGCCAAGTTGGAGCcagcaggaaacaggaggaagacgATCTGTGGAACTCCCAACTATCTGTCCCCTGAGGTGCTCAACAAGCAGGGCCACGGCTGTGAATCAGACATCTGGGCCCTGGGCTGTGTAAT GTACACCATGCTGCTGGGCAGGCCACCATTTGAAACCACCAACCTGAAGGAGACATACAGGTGTATTAGAGAGGCGCGTTATTCCCTGCCCTCTTCCCTGTCGCCACAGGCTAAGCAGTTAATTGCCAGCCTGCTCGCGAAGATCCCAGAGGACAGACCCAACCTGGACCACATTCTGAGGCACGACTTCTTCACACAG GGCTTCAGTCCAGAGCGTCTGCCGGCTAGCTGTTGCCATTCAGCACCAGATTTCCACGTCTCTAGTCCCGCCAAGAGCTTCTTCAAGAAAGCTGCCGCTGCGCTCTTTGGTGGGAGGAGAGACAAGGTCAAATACTACGAGACTCTGA ATAAGTTAaccaaagaggaagaggagatctACAAACTACAGCACGACCTGGAGAGAACTGTCATCAGCCaacaacagagcaaaaagaTCTCTGAG AATGGAAGTCTACTTCCGCCATCTGCCGAGAGCCCCGTTGCCCCGGCAACAGAGAGCCAGTCCCAGACGACGCGAGACACCATCCGTCTGATCGTCAGAGGGAGTCtggggagctgcagcagcagcagcgaat GCCTGGAAGACAGCACAACAGGGAGCGTGGCGGAGACTGTTGCAAGTGTGTTGAGGGGATGTCTGGAGAACATGCCTAAAG CAGACAACATTCCTCAGGGCTCAAACACCTGCAATCTTCAATGGGTGACTAAATGGGTGGACTACTCCAACAAGTACGGCTTTGGCTACCAATTGTCTGATCACACCGTGGGAGTTCTCTTCAACAACGGCACTCACATGAGCCTCTTGCCAGACAGAAA GAACATCCATTACTATGCAGAGCTGGGTCAGCGCTCTGTCTTCCCCACTTGCGAGGTTCCTGAACACTTTGTGGGCCAGGTGACTGTGCTCAAGTACTTCTCCCACTACATGGAGGAGAACCTCATGGAT GGCGGGGACCTGGGTAGTATGACGGATGCACACATGCCCAGACTCTACCTGCTGCAGTGGCTCAAGTCCGACCGCGCCCTCATGATGCTCTTTAACGATGGCACTTTCCAG ATCAACTTCTACCACGACCACACCAAGATCATACTGTGTTGCCAGAGGGATGAGTACATGCTGACGTACATCAACGAAGACCGCGTCTCCAAAACCTTCAAACTCAGCTCCTTGCTGACGTCTGGCTGTCCCACCGACCTGCGCGAACGCATGGTGTACTCCCTCAACATGCTTCTGCAGAGATGCAGCTAA